In Thermus neutrinimicus, the DNA window AAGGCGCGGAAGTCCCTTGGGGTTATGCCCTATGGAGGTTTTGACGTGTACATAGCCCTCGGTCTGTCTGTTTGATAAATTCTCTGGTTACAACTTGACGCACTTGGTGCTGTGAAGGGCGCAGGTAAACGCCTTTGGCTATCCTAACGCTAATCCCGAAGCCCGAGGAAGTGTAACTTCTCTCTGTTTTGTATTCATATAAGGGCACATTTTCTTCTACCCAGACAGGCTGCTCGCCTTTTTGTAGAATAAATGGAATAGATCCTTGGATGCTTACGTTAGGAAGACGACCTTCCTGTAGATACGCTAAAATCGTAGCTTTCTTCAAGGTGTTAATTGCCGGAGTAATCCTTTCATAGGCCTTTTCGGTAAGCAATTGTGTCGCTTTATGGAGGACCAGTATCTCGGCTTCCGTTAGCACATGGTCCTCCAGGGCTTTGTTTAGAGCCTTAGGGAAAAGTTCGGCAACTATCTCGGAGATCTCTTCGGTACTCACAAAGGATTGCTGGGCTCTAGTCTCAGCAATCTGAAGGTCTTCGAGCTGATGTGATTCAAAGAGGGCTCTCTGTAAACGTAAGCGTATTTCTTCTAAACCTTTTTTGTGTGTTGACTCGCACTCGGGATGCGCCCTTGCAAACCAGCTCGCAGTTGGTTGCTTACAGTATTTGCACCTAGGCATAAGCAGAATTTACCCCCCGTAGAACCACCCCGTGTCCCACATGACCAGGGGCTTGTCCTCGTAGTGTACCCCGGCCTCCACCACCTCGGCCACCACCAGGCTGTGGTCCCCGCCCTCGTAGAGGTGGCGCACCTCGGCCTCGAGCCAGTAGGGCAGCTCGGTGAGGAGGGGAAGGCCAAAGGTGGGGGAGGGTTCAAAGGGATGGCCGTTTAGGGTGTTCCCCTCCCGCACCGTGGGTTTGAAGAAGTCCTGGGCGATGGGCTTCTGGTCCTGGGCCAGGGTCATGAGGGCCAGCTTGCCCGTGCGCTGGATGAGCTCGTGCAGGCGGCTGTCCCGCTTAACCCCTAAGGCGATGAGGGGAGGGGTGAAGGAGGCCTGGGTCACCCAGTTCACGGTGCCGGCGGCGTAGTCCTCCCCGTTCTTGGCCGTGAGGATGTAAAGGCCATAGGTGAAGCTCCGCAGGACTTTCTTTTTGGCCTCGAGGTCCATACCGCCTTTCATTCTAG includes these proteins:
- a CDS encoding flavin reductase family protein: MDLEAKKKVLRSFTYGLYILTAKNGEDYAAGTVNWVTQASFTPPLIALGVKRDSRLHELIQRTGKLALMTLAQDQKPIAQDFFKPTVREGNTLNGHPFEPSPTFGLPLLTELPYWLEAEVRHLYEGGDHSLVVAEVVEAGVHYEDKPLVMWDTGWFYGG